A stretch of the Lytechinus variegatus isolate NC3 chromosome 5, Lvar_3.0, whole genome shotgun sequence genome encodes the following:
- the LOC121415157 gene encoding uncharacterized protein LOC121415157 has product MGEWIAESTIGKWQHRLDSSGHERLDDEHRLEGKQYSCEGRSYVWQKNKSDSSHMYDPFREDEPRVCALESLNPNSTMRKKLCKGQSFDTSDIEFNVGVLYNYPSSLPPESDLEEYFVFDDIHGDPYDPVKGDEYLLCLDFSGDVSDAVLTVMGKHRRKWRFMRAKQHRLGQRQPVRVDSIEDTLNKLKKSDGPGKPKTLVIPKSNTTSAIGTRDGDKTPCGAFRPIQSDPALGTQMENLSKETSTQCNVQKTNTRGVKGGMLNRQKRTMSMPEPPTKGKLKKLQSQISSVFKKRESYPHDEAYTRYSRKRYVSSSSSSSSETSPIIVSYLSSPEDCEDLEPFGKIDIDVEELEKEASEFEDIVEPRWVSQSSILLTHGLVHQNSQEECTETDEWFVSKSGEYMYLIKDSDADGEGMGLSSSTHDSSAVNVESIPESHAAISGEIETGSAASSCCRERSGGVSGSDAQLRISRHCTSSLTLGTMNNEFQLTEAKLGAVSPDTVGPGAVVQAHGLVELCSHSDDIINHETPVAEISEQGYVTAPETHNTPECQESVPCNDDDENDNTSVYSSCDDETMTGKLSRDVHVPSPGIVSMDTENVIVTASLPVGANLVPKPDSMPMLMDAPPPGDTTPLDGDHSEKDGGKPEGAEEGQEGQQEDGDVNYSQHVAASLVNNTMAIMLLVDHKLTSGSFHFSPSTEDLEQDERPFEGGPDDDDIDAVQFQYQDPDENLEEDNLLMARTVHYMRRQNQELER; this is encoded by the coding sequence ATGGGTGAATGGATTGCTGAAAGTACGATTGGTAAATGGCAGCATAGACTTGATTCATCTGGTCATGAACGTTTAGATGATGAACACAGATTAGAAGGAAAGCAATACAGTTGTGAAGGAAGGTCTTATGTATGGCAGAAGAACAAGTCTGACTCGTCGCATATGTATGATCCTTTTCGCGAAGATGAGCCGCGAGTTTGTGCTCTTGAGAGCTTGAACCCAAACAGCACAATGAGGAAGAAGTTGTGTAAGGGCCAGAGCTTTGATACCAGTGATATAGAGTTCAATGTTGGTGTTCTTTACAACTATCCAAGCAGCCTTCCCCCAGAGAGTGACTTAGAAGAATACTTTGTGTTTGATGATATCCATGGTGACCCTTATGACCCAGTGAAAGGGGATGAATATTTATTGTGCCTGGACTTTTCTGGTGATGTCTCTGATGCTGTTTTGACAGTCATGGGGAAGCACAGGAGAAAATGGAGGTTCATGAGGGCCAAGCAGCACAGACTGGGCCAACGCCAACCTGTCCGTGTTGATAGCATAGAAGACACTTTGAACAAACTTAAAAAGTCTGATGGACCTGGTAAGCCAAAGACGCTGGTGATACCAAAGTCAAATACCACATCAGCCATCGGAACAAGGGACGGAGATAAGACTCCCTGTGGTGCCTTTAGACCGATCCAATCAGACCCAGCGTTGGGCACCCAGATGGaaaatctttccaaagaaaCATCCACTCAGTGCAATGTTCAAAAGACAAACACCCGAGGAGTAAAAGGTGGCATGCTGAACAGGCAAAAGAGAACCATGTCGATGCCTGAGCCACCGACTAAGGGCAAGCTCAAGAAACTACAAAGTCAGATATCATCAGTATTCAAGAAGCGGGAGAGCTACCCCCATGACGAAGCTTATACCAGATACTCCAGGAAGCGatatgtttcttcttcttcctcttcatctTCAGAGACCTCCCCCATCATTGTATCCTACCTTTCATCACCAGAAGACTGTGAGGATTTGGAACCGTTCGGAAAAATAGACATTGATGTCGAGGAGCTAGAGAAGGAAGCAAGTGAATTTGAGGACATTGTCGAACCGCGGTGGGTGTCTCAATCAAGTATTTTATTGACACATGGTCTGGTTCATCAAAACAGTCAAGAGGAATGTACAGAGACTGATGAATGGtttgtttcaaagtcaggagagtacatgtacttgatcaAAGATTCAGATGCGGACGGTGAAGGGATGGGATTGTCAAGCAGCACACATGATTCATCTGCAGTCAATGTTGAATCAATTCCTGAGAGTCATGCTGCCATCAGTGGTGAAATAGAGACAGGTTCTGCTGCTAGCAGTTGTTGTAGGGAAAGATCAGGAGGTGTTAGTGGAAGTGATGCTCAGCTGCGGATCTCCCGGCATTGTACTTCTTCACTCACTTTAGGGACCATGAATAATGAATTCCAATTAACCGAAGCAAAACTTGGTGCTGTAAGCCCAGACACCGTCGGCCCCGGGGCAGTAGTTCAGGCTCATGGGCTTGTTGAATTGTGCAGTCACAGTGACGATATCATTAATCATGAGACTCCCGTAGCGGAGATTTCAGAGCAAGGGTATGTGACTGCTCCAGAAACACACAATACACCTGAATGTCAGGAATCTGTGCcatgcaatgatgatgatgaaaacgaCAACACTAGCGTTTATTCTTCATGCGACGACGAAACCATGACTGGAAAACTTTCCAGGGACGTACACGTGCCTTCTCCAGGTATAGTCAGCATGGATACGGAGAATGTGATCGTCACTGCCTCGTTGCCGGTCGGTGCTAACTTGGTGCCTAAACCGGACTCCATGCCCATGTTGATGGATGCTCCTCCCCCTGGGGACACCACGCCTTTGGATGGAGACCATTCTGAGAAGGATGGTGGCAAACCTGAAGGAGCGGAAGAAGGTCAAGAAGGCCAACAGGAGGACGGGGACGTGAACTACAGTCAACATGTTGCTGCATCTCTCGTCAACAACACCATGGCCATCATGCTTCTTGTAGACCACAAGTT